A window of Chloroflexota bacterium contains these coding sequences:
- a CDS encoding aminotransferase class V-fold PLP-dependent enzyme, whose translation MPPYDCASVRETIPFLQDRVYLNTGTEGLLAEPVLADYQAAIARQEREGHAALEWRYAELDRTRKIVARLLHAQPNTIAFTRNATDGHNIVLHGLRWQPGDELLISNQEHPALSHPAAYLQERDKLSVRVFAIDADPHVTMQNVRAALSPATRLIAFSHVSCESGIRLPAKEICRLAHEHGVWALLDCAQSLGAIPVDVVELECDFFVSNGHKWLCGPKETGILYVRPDRLDALTLGAVGAGTFEHFTWNGEAFRHKLRPDARRFEFGTRNHAALVGLRSAITWLEELELSVVYARIRDLARQAKSMLAETPGIEVVTPRSDDESAGIITFHAPSKSPAEVARALWQQGIITRHTTTPPGVRASAAYFNTEGDFERLATALRSIV comes from the coding sequence ATGCCTCCCTACGATTGCGCCTCAGTTCGAGAGACCATTCCGTTCCTCCAAGACCGAGTTTACTTAAACACCGGCACGGAAGGACTACTGGCCGAACCGGTCCTCGCCGACTATCAGGCGGCCATCGCCCGCCAGGAGCGTGAGGGACACGCGGCGCTCGAGTGGCGCTATGCCGAACTAGACCGCACACGCAAAATAGTTGCACGTTTACTGCATGCCCAGCCAAACACCATCGCCTTCACACGCAATGCCACAGACGGGCATAACATCGTGCTGCACGGCCTGCGGTGGCAGCCGGGTGATGAACTCCTCATCTCCAACCAGGAGCATCCGGCCCTCAGTCATCCGGCGGCCTATCTGCAAGAGCGTGACAAGCTTAGCGTGCGCGTCTTCGCTATAGATGCCGATCCGCACGTCACGATGCAGAATGTCCGCGCTGCACTAAGTCCTGCCACACGCCTCATTGCCTTTAGCCACGTGAGCTGTGAGAGTGGTATCCGCCTGCCTGCAAAAGAAATCTGTCGGCTCGCGCATGAGCACGGTGTTTGGGCGCTCTTGGACTGCGCGCAGTCGCTGGGCGCCATACCCGTGGACGTTGTGGAGTTGGAATGTGATTTCTTCGTGAGCAATGGACACAAGTGGCTGTGCGGTCCCAAGGAAACCGGCATTCTCTATGTACGGCCGGACCGACTTGATGCGCTAACTTTGGGCGCGGTCGGAGCCGGCACCTTTGAGCACTTTACGTGGAACGGTGAAGCCTTTCGCCACAAACTCAGGCCGGACGCCCGGCGGTTTGAGTTTGGCACGCGCAACCACGCCGCACTCGTCGGCCTGCGGTCCGCCATCACATGGCTCGAGGAGCTAGAACTTTCCGTCGTTTATGCGCGCATTAGAGACTTGGCTCGGCAAGCCAAGTCGATGCTCGCTGAGACTCCCGGTATTGAGGTCGTCACGCCGCGATCTGATGACGAGTCGGCGGGGATTATTACATTTCACGCGCCGAGCAAGAGTCCCGCGGAAGTAGCGCGGGCGCTCTGGCAGCAAGGAATCATTACGC
- a CDS encoding ABC transporter ATP-binding protein has protein sequence MSINLFAIRCKNVSKRFGSVLAVNDVDLTVAPGEFLGLLGPSGCGKTTFLRLIAGFEVPDSGSIEIGDVCVVGPKRWILPERRRVGMVFQDYALFPHMTVAENVAYGVRKWPDRTERVGNALRLVGLDGLRERMPNELSGGQQQRVALARALAPEPDVILMDEPFSNLDVALRARIRAETRNILARAGATVIFVTHDQEEALSIADRVAVMWGGQLAQVGDPEELYRSPSSKDVAQFVGSANFLYANVNNGYAQCALGRFALNGAAHNGDLDLMFRPEDIALTVAPDGASRVVDATFYGHDSTVTIRLETGEHIEVRLLGAPLAPGTRVHCQVTAAPRTFVRLPQAAPS, from the coding sequence ATGAGCATTAACCTCTTCGCTATCCGCTGTAAGAATGTCAGCAAGCGTTTCGGCTCGGTACTAGCCGTAAACGATGTTGACCTCACTGTTGCTCCTGGAGAGTTCCTGGGCCTGTTGGGACCGAGCGGTTGCGGTAAGACGACCTTCCTTCGACTCATCGCCGGCTTTGAAGTACCCGACTCCGGCTCGATCGAGATCGGTGACGTCTGCGTCGTGGGACCAAAGCGGTGGATTCTGCCTGAACGCCGCCGCGTGGGCATGGTGTTTCAGGACTATGCCCTTTTTCCGCATATGACCGTGGCGGAGAACGTCGCTTACGGCGTGCGCAAGTGGCCTGATCGGACTGAACGAGTCGGAAATGCGCTGCGGCTCGTCGGCTTGGATGGTCTCCGCGAGCGGATGCCGAATGAACTCTCCGGCGGACAGCAGCAACGGGTGGCGCTGGCCCGCGCGCTGGCGCCGGAACCGGACGTCATCCTGATGGATGAACCTTTCTCCAACCTGGATGTGGCCCTGCGCGCGCGCATTCGCGCCGAGACGCGGAATATCCTCGCCCGGGCGGGCGCCACAGTGATCTTTGTAACCCACGACCAAGAAGAGGCGCTAAGTATCGCCGATAGGGTGGCCGTGATGTGGGGCGGACAGCTTGCCCAAGTAGGAGATCCAGAAGAGTTGTACCGCAGCCCATCATCCAAAGATGTCGCCCAGTTCGTAGGTAGCGCGAATTTCCTCTACGCCAACGTTAATAACGGCTACGCACAGTGCGCGCTCGGCCGCTTTGCGCTCAACGGAGCCGCCCACAATGGCGATCTAGACCTTATGTTCCGTCCCGAGGACATTGCCCTGACGGTAGCCCCGGATGGCGCTTCCCGCGTGGTGGATGCCACTTTCTACGGCCACGACAGCACGGTAACGATCCGTCTCGAGACCGGCGAACACATTGAAGTTCGTCTTCTCGGCGCCCCGCTCGCACCGGGCACGCGCGTCCATTGTCAGGTGACGGCTGCACCTCGCACGTTTGTACGCTTGCCGCAAGCCGCACCTTCATGA